One stretch of Orcinus orca chromosome 15, mOrcOrc1.1, whole genome shotgun sequence DNA includes these proteins:
- the LOC117203988 gene encoding 60S ribosomal protein L37-like — translation MTKGTSSFGKRRNKTHTLCRRCGSNAYHLQKSTCGKCGYPAKRKRKYNWSAKAKRRNTTGTGRMRHLKIVYRRFRHGFREETTPKPKRAAVAASSSP, via the coding sequence ATGACGAAGGGAACGTCCTCGTTTGGAAAGCGTCGGAATAAGACGCACACGTTGTGCCGCCGCTGTGGCTCTAACGCCTACCACCTTCAGAAGTCGACCTGTGGTAAATGTGGCTACCCTGCCAAGCGGAAGAGGAAGTATAACTGGAGTGCTAAAGCTAAAAGACGAAATACCACCGGGACTGGTCGAATGAGGCACCTAAAAATTGTATACCGCAGATTCAGGCATGGATTCCGTGAAGAAACAACACCTAAACCCAAGAGGGCAGCTGTTGCAGCATCCAGTTCACCTTAA